One window of the Micropterus dolomieu isolate WLL.071019.BEF.003 ecotype Adirondacks linkage group LG08, ASM2129224v1, whole genome shotgun sequence genome contains the following:
- the LOC123974822 gene encoding RNA-binding motif, single-stranded-interacting protein 2-like, whose product MLLSVPPRTGINPYNGYTGKNSKRQAYVSPSNHQMAPPSPNNNSNSSTTTSSISNGSSSSGGEQLSKTNLYIRGLHPGTTDQDLVKLCQPYGKIVSTKAILDKTTNKCKGYGFVDFDSPASAQKAVTALKAGGVQAQMAKQQEQDPTNLYISNLPMSMDEQELESMLKPFSQAISTRILRDANGTSRGVGFARMESTEKCEAIIQHFNGKYIKTPPGVPVPSEPLLCKFADGGQKKRQSQGKYLQNGRPWMRDGETGGMTLTYDPTTALQNGFYSSPYNIAPNRMIGPTSLSPYMHSPVSAYQVHNPSWLHHQSYIMPPTGAVLTPGMDHTMSIQPTSMIGPLTQQLSHLSMGNSGTYMPANTSMQGTYIPQYTQVPATNISVEESAVQQSVAIETPTEHTTYSYQHNK is encoded by the exons ATGCTGCTCTCGGTGCCGCCAAGGACAGGAATCAACCCATACAACGGCTACACCGGCAAAAACAGCAAAAGG CAGGCGTATGTGTCCCCCTCCAACCATCAGATGGCTCCTCCAAgccccaacaacaacagcaatagTAGCACTACCACCTCCTCCATCAGcaatggcagcagcagcagtggggGAGAGCAGCTGAGCAAAACCAACCTGTACATCCGTGGCCTCCACCCAGGGACCACAGACCAGGATCTGGTCAAACTCTGTCAGCC gtaTGGGAAAATCGTATCCACCAAGGCCATCCTGGACAAGACTACCAACAAGTGCAAAG GCTACGGCTTTGTTGACTTTGACAGTCCAGCCTCAGCTCAGAAGGCAGTGACAGCGCTGAAGGCGGGTGGAGTGCAGGCTCAAATGGCCAAG CAACAGGAGCAGGACCCCACCAACTTATACATCTCCAACCTGCCAATGTCCATGGACGAGCAGGAGCTGGAGAGCATGCTGAAGCCTTTCAGCCAGGCCATTTCCACTCGCATCCTCCGTGACGCCAATGGAACCAGCCGAGGAGTAGGCTTTGCCAG GATGGAGTCAACAGAGAAATGTGAAGCCATCATCCAACATTTCAATGGAAAATATATCAAGACTCCCCCTGGAGTTCCag TGCCGTCAGAGCCCTTGTTGTGTAAATTTGCTGATGGAGGCCAGAAAAAGCGTCAGAGCCAAGGAAAATATCTGCAGAACGGCCGACCCTGGATGAGGGATGGAGAGACT gGAGGAATGACCCTTACTTATGACCCCACCACAGCCTTACAGAACGG GTTCTACTCCTCTCCCTACAACATTGCCCCCAACCGGATGATTGGGCCGACCTCCCTCTCTCCATACATGCATTCACCTGTGTCCGCCTACCAG GTACACAACCCATCTTGGTTACATCATCAGTCATACATCATGCCGCCCACA ggAGCAGTCTTGACGCCAGGGATGGACCACACCATGTCCATCCAGCCGACCTCGATGATTGGGCCCCTGACACAGCAGCTCAGCCACCTCTCCATGGGCAACAGTGGGACA TATATGCCTGCAAACACATCTATGCAGGGGACTTACATCCCCCAGTACACCCAAGTGCCTGCTACCAACATATCAGTTGAG GAAAGTGCCGTCCAACAATCGGTTGCCATAGAGACACCCACAGAACACACAACCTACTCCTACCAGCATAACAAGTGA